A section of the Drosophila subobscura isolate 14011-0131.10 chromosome A, UCBerk_Dsub_1.0, whole genome shotgun sequence genome encodes:
- the LOC117903257 gene encoding coronin-6-like, whose protein sequence is MSKFISKFRQLQARTLSRECCYENLRVTKFGWDATICAVNPKFVAIIVESVGGGSFVVTPCARVGPLPMDYPTVSGHGGWVLDIAWSPHNDNIIASGSTDGVARVWAIPDAGLSEPLERAVVDLKFHKGRCCLVLWHPSALNVLVTGGSDNQLAIWNVGTGQVLKLLDAHPALVYSACFNWNGSQLVTSCRDTMLRVLEPRTGQLLGSAVCHEGARPTRVIVLRQGLIFTTGYSRSMQRQYSLRSLQQLEPPLALVDVDSQIGLLFPIYDADTSLLFLCGRGDNILRCYEVTDKPPFLHYINTIASKESQRGVCLMPKRGCNLPNGELGKIFRLNSKGVCEIMSLTMPNELPEQLFAATPAITAVEWFSGQNAEPKMCAPKANTGTSPKALLPPEAKEQQERQEQQAQEQLLDSEEQDLVAHALWSRRQLLLAKKKLLEVKNKTWFQDPCIRKRVTLKVSMPCDTPDGPLITSLGATQGEEQAAVAEVPVEENQ, encoded by the exons atgtccaagtttatttcaaaattccGTCAGCTACAGGCGCGCACTTTGAGCCGCGAGTGTTGCTATGAGAATTTGCGCGTCACAAAATTCGGCTGGGACGCGACCATCTGCGCGGTGAATCCTAAATTTGTGGCCATCATTGTGGAGTCGGTGGGCGGTGGCTCGTTTGTGGTCACACCCTGCGCCCGTGTGGGTCCCCTGCCCATGGACTATCCGACAGTGAGCGGACATGGCGGCTGGGTGCTGGACATTGCCTGGAGTCCGCACAACGATAACATTATTGCCTCGGGCTCCACCGATGGTGTGGCACGTGTCTGGGCCATACCCGATGCCGGACTGTCTGAGCCACTCGAGCGGGCTGTCGttgatttgaaatttcacAAAGGACGCTGCTGCCTCGTGCTGTGGCATCCGTCGGCCCTCAATGTGCTGGTCACCGGCGGCTCGGACAATCAGCTGGCCATCTGGAATGTGGGCACGGGACAGGTCCTCAAGCTGCTGGACGCGCACCCGGCCCTGGTGTACAGTGCGTGCTTCAATTGGAATGGATCCCAGCTGGTGACCAGCTGCCGTGACACAATGCTGCGTGTCCTCGAGCCACGCACGGGCCAGCTGCTCGGCTCGGCGGTGTGCCACGAGGGCGCGCGTCCCACACGCGTAATTGTGCTGCGCCAGGGATTGATCTTCACCACCGGGTACAGTCGCAGCATGCAGCGCCAGTACTCGCTGCgttcgctgcagcagctggagccaccCCTGGCCCTGGTCGATGTGGACTCGCAGATTGGATTGCTCTTTCCCATCTATGATGCGGACACAAgtctgctgtttctgtgcgGACGCGGGGATAACATTTTGCGTTGCTATGAG GTAACGGACAAGCCGCCGTTTCTGCACTACATCAACACAATCGCCTCGAAGGAGTCGCAGCGTGGCGTCTGCCTGATGCCCAAACGTGGCTGCAACTTGCCGAACGGGGAGCTGGGAAAGATCTTTCGCCTGAATAGCAAAGGTGTCTGCGAGATTATGTCGTTGACGATGCCGAACGAGCTGCCAGAGCAGCTGTTTGCGGCCACCCCAGCCATTACAGCCGTCGAGTGGTTCAGCGGACAGAATGCTGAACCCAAAATGTGTGCCCCCAAGGCCAACACTGGCACTAGCCCAAAGGCGCTGCTCCCACCTGAggcgaaggagcagcaggagcggcaggagcagcaggcacaggagcagctgctggactcCGAGGAGCAAGACTTGGTTGCCcatgcactatggtccagacgacaacttttattggccaaaaagaaatTGTTAGAAGTTAAAAACAAGACGTGGTTTCAGGATCCctgcattagaaaaagagtgaccCTCAAAGTTTCTATGCCATGTGACACTCCTGATGGACCCTTGATCACTTCGCTGGGCGCCACTCAAGGTGAGGAGCAGGCGGCTGTCGCGGAGGTTCCTGTCGAGGAAAACCAATGA